The Ailuropoda melanoleuca isolate Jingjing chromosome 9, ASM200744v2, whole genome shotgun sequence genome includes a region encoding these proteins:
- the PLAG1 gene encoding zinc finger protein PLAG1 isoform X2 produces the protein MATHSPEKTHKCNYCEKMFHRKDHLKNHLHTHDPNKETFKCEECGKNYNTKLGFKRHLALHAATSGDLTCKVCLQTFESTGVLLEHLKSHAGKSSGGVKEKKHQCEHCDRRFYTRKDVRRHMVVHTGRKDFLCQYCAQRFGRKDHLTRHMKKSHNQELLKVKTEPVDFLDPFTCNVSVPIKDELLPVMSLPSSELLSKPFTNTLQLNLYNTPFQSMQSSGPAHQMITTLPLGMTCPIDMDAVHPSHHLSFKYPFSSTSYAISIPEKEQPLKGEIESYLMELQGGVPSSSQDSQASSSKLGLDPPVGSLDDGAGDLSLSKSSISISDPLNTPALDFSQLFNFIPLNGPPYNPISVGSLGMSYSQEEAHSSVSQLPPQTQDLQDPANALGLGSLHSLSAAFTSSFSTSTTLPRFHQAFQ, from the coding sequence ATGGCTACTCATTCTCCTGAGAAAACCCACAAGTGTAATTATTGTGAGAAAATGTTTCACCGGAAAGATCACCTGAAGAATCACCTCCATACGCATGACCCCAACAAAGAGACGTTTAAGTGTGAAGAGTGTGGCAAGAACTACAACACCAAGCTCGGGTTCAAGCGTCACCTGGCCTTGCATGCCGCTACGAGCGGCGACCTCACCTGCAAGGTCTGTCTGCAGACTTTCGAGAGCACGGGAGTGCTGCTGGAGCACCTTAAGTCGCACGCCGGCAAGTCGTCTGGCGGggtgaaagagaaaaagcaccAGTGCGAGCACTGCGATCGCCGCTTCTACACCCGGAAGGACGTCCGGAGACACATGGTGGTGCACACGGGAAGGAAGGACTTCCTCTGTCAGTACTGTGCACAGAGATTTGGGCGGAAGGATCACCTGACTCGACACATGAAGAAGAGTCACAATCAAGAACTTCTGAAGGTCAAAACAGAACCGGTGGACTTTCTGGATCCGTTCACCTGCAATGTTTCTGTGCCTATAAAAGATGAGCTCCTTCCGGTGATGTCCTTACCTTCCAGCGAACTGTTGTCAAAGCCATTCACAAACACTCTGCAGTTAAACCTCTATAACACTCCGTTTCAGTCCATGCAGAGCTCGGGACCTGCCCACCAAATGATCACAACTTTACCTTTGGGAATGACGTGCCCGATAGATATGGATGCTGTCCATCCTTCTCACCACCTTTCTTTCAAATACCCATTCAGTTCTACCTCATACGCCATTTCTATTCCTGAAAAAGAACAGCCACTAAAGGGGGAGATTGAGAGTTATCTGATGGAGCTGCAAGGTGGCGTGCCCTCCTCATCCCAAGATTCCCAGGCATCATCATCTAAACTAGGGTTGGATCCTCCGGTCGGGTCCCTCGATGATGGTGCAGGGGACCTCTCCCTGTCAAAAAGCTCTATTTCTATCAGTGACCCCCTAAACACACCCGCCTTGGATTTTTCCCAGTTGTTTAATTTCATACCCCTCAATGGCCCTCCCTATAATCCtatctcagtggggagccttggAATGAGCTATTCCCAAGAAGAAGCACATTCTTCTGTGTCTCAGCTGCCCCCCCAGACACAGGATCTTCAGGATCCTGCAAACGCTCTAGGTCTCGGTTCCCTGCACTCCCTGTCAGCAGCGTTCACCAGTAGCTTCAGCACGAGCACCACACTGCCACGTTTCCATCAAGCTTTTCAGTAG
- the PLAG1 gene encoding zinc finger protein PLAG1 isoform X1, translating to MATVIPGDLSEVRDTQKVPSGKRKRGETKPRKNFPCQLCDKAFNSVEKLKVHSYSHTGERPYKCIQQDCTKAFVSKYKLQRHMATHSPEKTHKCNYCEKMFHRKDHLKNHLHTHDPNKETFKCEECGKNYNTKLGFKRHLALHAATSGDLTCKVCLQTFESTGVLLEHLKSHAGKSSGGVKEKKHQCEHCDRRFYTRKDVRRHMVVHTGRKDFLCQYCAQRFGRKDHLTRHMKKSHNQELLKVKTEPVDFLDPFTCNVSVPIKDELLPVMSLPSSELLSKPFTNTLQLNLYNTPFQSMQSSGPAHQMITTLPLGMTCPIDMDAVHPSHHLSFKYPFSSTSYAISIPEKEQPLKGEIESYLMELQGGVPSSSQDSQASSSKLGLDPPVGSLDDGAGDLSLSKSSISISDPLNTPALDFSQLFNFIPLNGPPYNPISVGSLGMSYSQEEAHSSVSQLPPQTQDLQDPANALGLGSLHSLSAAFTSSFSTSTTLPRFHQAFQ from the exons ATGGCCACTGTCATTCCTGGTGATTTGTCAGAAGTAAGAGATACCCAGAAAGTCCCTTCAGGGAAACGTAAGCGTGGTGAAACCAAACCAAGAAAAAACTTTCCTTGCCAACTGTGTGACAAGGCCTTTAACAGTGTTGAGAAATTAAAGGTTCACTCCTACTCTCACACAGGAGAGAGGCCCTACAAGTGCATACAACAAGACTGCACCAAGGCCTTTGTTTCTAAGTACAAATTACAAAG GCACATGGCTACTCATTCTCCTGAGAAAACCCACAAGTGTAATTATTGTGAGAAAATGTTTCACCGGAAAGATCACCTGAAGAATCACCTCCATACGCATGACCCCAACAAAGAGACGTTTAAGTGTGAAGAGTGTGGCAAGAACTACAACACCAAGCTCGGGTTCAAGCGTCACCTGGCCTTGCATGCCGCTACGAGCGGCGACCTCACCTGCAAGGTCTGTCTGCAGACTTTCGAGAGCACGGGAGTGCTGCTGGAGCACCTTAAGTCGCACGCCGGCAAGTCGTCTGGCGGggtgaaagagaaaaagcaccAGTGCGAGCACTGCGATCGCCGCTTCTACACCCGGAAGGACGTCCGGAGACACATGGTGGTGCACACGGGAAGGAAGGACTTCCTCTGTCAGTACTGTGCACAGAGATTTGGGCGGAAGGATCACCTGACTCGACACATGAAGAAGAGTCACAATCAAGAACTTCTGAAGGTCAAAACAGAACCGGTGGACTTTCTGGATCCGTTCACCTGCAATGTTTCTGTGCCTATAAAAGATGAGCTCCTTCCGGTGATGTCCTTACCTTCCAGCGAACTGTTGTCAAAGCCATTCACAAACACTCTGCAGTTAAACCTCTATAACACTCCGTTTCAGTCCATGCAGAGCTCGGGACCTGCCCACCAAATGATCACAACTTTACCTTTGGGAATGACGTGCCCGATAGATATGGATGCTGTCCATCCTTCTCACCACCTTTCTTTCAAATACCCATTCAGTTCTACCTCATACGCCATTTCTATTCCTGAAAAAGAACAGCCACTAAAGGGGGAGATTGAGAGTTATCTGATGGAGCTGCAAGGTGGCGTGCCCTCCTCATCCCAAGATTCCCAGGCATCATCATCTAAACTAGGGTTGGATCCTCCGGTCGGGTCCCTCGATGATGGTGCAGGGGACCTCTCCCTGTCAAAAAGCTCTATTTCTATCAGTGACCCCCTAAACACACCCGCCTTGGATTTTTCCCAGTTGTTTAATTTCATACCCCTCAATGGCCCTCCCTATAATCCtatctcagtggggagccttggAATGAGCTATTCCCAAGAAGAAGCACATTCTTCTGTGTCTCAGCTGCCCCCCCAGACACAGGATCTTCAGGATCCTGCAAACGCTCTAGGTCTCGGTTCCCTGCACTCCCTGTCAGCAGCGTTCACCAGTAGCTTCAGCACGAGCACCACACTGCCACGTTTCCATCAAGCTTTTCAGTAG